One Benincasa hispida cultivar B227 chromosome 5, ASM972705v1, whole genome shotgun sequence genomic window carries:
- the LOC120077346 gene encoding LOW QUALITY PROTEIN: BURP domain protein USPL1-like (The sequence of the model RefSeq protein was modified relative to this genomic sequence to represent the inferred CDS: deleted 2 bases in 1 codon): MNPLLIVFFTINDLKVGKKLPIYFPKRDPSKSPPFLPKQKADQIPFAFKQLPFAIYYCYYQEGDNKVLKIELEGENGDRVEALAICHMDTSQWNPTHPSFEVLKLQPGDMPICHFFPADDFVWIPVA, translated from the exons ATGAATCCTTTACTCATAGTTTTCTTCACAATCAATGACCTAAAGGTTGGCAAAAAACTACCAATCTATTTCCCCAAAAGAGACCCTTCAAAATCCCCTCCATTTTTACCCAAACAAAAAGCTGATCAAATCCCTTTTGCCTTCAAACAACTCC CTTTTGcaatttattattgttattaccAAGAAGGAGATAATAAAGTGTTGAAAATTGAATTGGAAGGTGAAAATGGAGATAGAGTTGAAGCTTTGGCAATTTGTCATATGGATACTTCTCAATGGAACCCTACCCATCCTTCCTTTGAAGTCCTCAAACTTCAACCAGGGGACATGCCCATTTGCCATTTCTTCCCTGCTGATGATTTTGTTTGGATTCCTGTTGCTTGA